tcattaGTATCGTTCTGTGAAAAGTTTTGGCTAAACAGCTATCTCCATCAATACAATtgtcaaaaatatatttattccatcATTAGGTCAACCGACATAACATGCAGATACTGGGGAAATTACAAGAGATAGAGGTAAATGATCAGTactagtttgtgagctatctgaCGTTTACGTCCATGTTTCGCTGCAAAAATTCTGGTATGTGCCGTCATTTCGAGAGaattatttctgtattttttgcGGAAATTAATGCGACAGATCTCTGAAAACAAGGATTTAAAATTATTCGAGTCCTAGTTGAATTAGTTTATCAGATTTTTTcccataatttgaaatattttggatATAAATCTCTGGGTTTGTTCCTACTAGGGCATTCAAAAAAGGTTGAACATTTAAAAAGACAATCTACTTTATTCATTGCACCTCAGAAGAAACATTAAAAACGAATAAGAAATCAGGAAGCCATTCAATGATTTGTCTGTATTGATCGAGTAGAAGCCATTTCAAACAATGTTCCGTTATTTCCGAAGTCTTCGTGAAACTCTCACCTCATTCGAAGAACACCatattgaaatgagcaaaaaatgttctcGAAATCGCTACTAACCTTAATATTTGctgtaaaaaatttcagaaaatttataataattttgttAAAATAATTGATAGTTATGGGACCAATCAACAGACGTTTCGTGTCTATCATACTCAATTCAAGGAAAGGAATATGAATCAAGGAAATATGATATCCACTACAGTAACTACTGCTTCTGCAATCtctcaactcatttttttcCCCCAAAACATTGAATCATATACAGTACATACATTTATTCCGCACAAATCTCGACGGTAGTGACGAAAATATGTTCAACCGGATTTTTTTCACTCCAATAACGTCACCTGTAGTATTTCGATTGATTAaagaaaaattcattcgaaattattttgcAAGCAACACTTCATGAACTGTCTTTGAACTGACAAACGATTACACGTAGTTTATTATTTGCTTAGACAttgtgatttcgaaataaatatggAAACCTATAAGTGAATCGCCTTATTAGGTTATACCTACACCCACAACGGATAGTAGTGTTAATCTGTCTAAAACGGTGGGAATGGGCGGAAAATGATGACAAATATGCTCTACATTCGAAAAacatcacttttttcaaatcCGTTAATGGAAATCCTTATTTTGGCATAAAAACTTCCGAAAGTGACGAAATGAGGTACATTTACCATACATAAGTACATCTCTATAATACGCGTATTTCGTTTGATGAACTTCAATATGATATGAGtccataaattgaggtgaaatTCTGCCGACGTTTTGATTTTATCGAAACCATCATCGGGGCACTGAAAGAGCAATATAAAACTAtgttaaaatatacatatatcggccgtttttgaattaaaatgaaCTAAAAGTTATAAATCTCGCTTGATTATTGATTTTTGGGTATGATGAATCTCTGAGTGAAGGTTTTGGctgatcgcacattgaaatggcaaaaaaatcaTGCATTTGAGGAAAGCGATGCATCGAAGAAAAACTTTCATGTATGAAAATGAACTATAAAAGGGAACACTGTAATTGCTTATTTATTAATcagataataataatcatttattcgaaaagGAAAGGAGGCGTATAGCCTATAAACTTGCAGAGTACAGAAAGAGAACGAAAATATTGTGCGTTACGAAAAGGAATGACATATGAACAAGGATAgcaaaaactaaaataatcgaaacaaaacaaacCCTGGACTAGCATACACATCACCCGAGGAATGAAACATTGTATCTATGATAAGGATCCAAAACCCCTAAGTTTGTTTATAAGTGAAGATCAAAAATTTCAGCCCTCAGCCCTCAACAAGGGgggatatttattgaaaataaccaAAGTCAGGTAGCAGAACGAATCGGTTAGTACctacatttttcattcattccctGAATTTCGAAGAGTGAAGTTCCTAATTCTTAAAATTTTAGTTATACttttaaagttgaaaattggcgttatacgaaaatcaaaatggtaagttgattttatatatatttttcatttcaagaattctgaattttttcgtatttctcaAAATGTTATTGAGATTGAAAAGTATTTCGAGTTCCtttaataatttataataactAGATTAAAATTGATGTAATATCATATTATGTTTTGGTTTTTTTTCAGTCTGCTCAAATACCAATACAAAGTTCTTGGGAGGAGTTCATACTGCCGACAAGGATTGCCTTCTTGACtcaagaaaaattaaacaaattgagaaaaatagagttACGTAAGAAGGTGATCATTCACGATTTAATTCGAAATAATCAGAGTGTGCTGGATCGTTTAAAAGATCTGAGATTCTATAGAGGCAGTCATTCAGcgaatctgagaagaacatcagaaattcttgatgtcaaattgACTAAGGCTTTATATATTAAGAGAATATTGGAAATAACTGTCCGcggaaagaagaagaaggaaatACTGAACATGGAAATATCCGAATTAGGTGGAGCGATCAGACACCAGAAAACTCACAGGCATCGTGATTTTGAACCAACCATATCTCCACTAGCCATATATTCAAATGATATGCGGAATCGCGGAATGAAGAGAAAACGAGATTATCGATAAAATGGATTGAATCAAGATAAATTAATAAACGAATGTAAATATTGTATTGCTATTGTAAATAAACATAcagttattttgaaaataaattggttGGGAATTAAAGGTGgagtttcattcaaaatttcatcgaaagtAGGACGCCATCTCCAGAATAACTACAAATTTCATGGTAAATTTCAGTGCTTAGTTCATTCGATgctccagaaaaaaaatcatgaacgacctCGAGTAGGTTGTATAaaattattgttctatcctcatTCATATAATAAATCTGAAACTGCGTGTGTTTGATAGTTTGTTTCTACGTTTCTCTTTCCATAACGCCCAGGGTAGATGTCGGATTTTGTGGGAATTTCACTATAGTGTAGAGAATTTATCGGATTAGGTTTCAGTgtaacattcatttttatatgaagaaattcatatatgaaaaaataaaataagaaattaacaaaaagttgaaattaaatgaaatttgaaattcaataaaatttctttgaaaaagtccGCGATGGTATATATCTAACTTTCCGGGATAACCACCAACATTAATCTATTTTAAAATTTATCGATACTTTGGCTGTGTACTTGAGTGCTTCTTAATataagaaaaacattcattaGTATCGTTCTGTGAAAAGTTTTGGCTAAACAGCTATCTCCATCAATACATTtgtcaaaaatatatttattccatcATTAGGTCAACCGACATAACATGCAGGTACTGGGGAAATTACAAGAGATAGAGGTAAATGATCAGTactagtttgtgagctatctgaCGTTTACGTCCATGTTTCGCTGCAAAAATTCTGGTATGTGCCGTCATTTCGAGAGaattatttctgtattttttgcGGAAATTAATGCGACAGATCTCTGAAAACAAGGATTAAAAATTATTCGAGTCCTAGTTGAATTAGTTTATCAGATTTTTTcccataatttgaaatattatggATATAAATCTCTGGGTTTGTTCCTACTAGGGCATTCAAAAAAGGGTGAACATTTAAAAAGACAATCTACTTTATTCATTGCTGGCTAGCGGATTGTGTGGGATATCGTTTCTCTTCTCATACTCTTATCATTATTTATGTGAAGTTTAGTGAATTATATATACATCCATTGATTTCAAATGTACGTATTATAATTTGTTTGGAATATTACAAATATTtatagaaatcaatttttttcatttttgctgGAAAATTGGATGAGACCAATGGGATAATGATAAATCAACGTtgaaaacttcattttcgaCATCGATTTCTAGTTTTTCataactaattattattttcgaaaaatttctgaattctgttatcggaaatatatgaaatatcaacatcttatttgaatatttccttGAAAAGATTAAATTATTGAAGGACTTAATATTACTCGTTTCGAATAAGTCGTAGTGAAAAGTATAAAGgcgtttttgttcgaaaaatgaTACCGAAAATCATTATCgcaacataagaataataaagcATTTCTCTGTAGGAAGCAAGGGGTTTTCGATGACACAGCTGATAAGCTTCCAAACTACCTAGACTGAATCATCACTGATTCTGGAATGTTCCACACCTTAGAAGAAACATTAAAAACGAATAAGAAATCAGGAAGCCATTCAATGATTTGTCTGTATTGATCGAGTAGAAGCCAATCAAAATGTCAGCCTCAGCGCCTTCAacga
The window above is part of the Coccinella septempunctata chromosome 8, icCocSept1.1, whole genome shotgun sequence genome. Proteins encoded here:
- the LOC123319464 gene encoding uncharacterized protein LOC123319464, with translation MSAQIPIQSSWEEFILPTRIAFLTQEKLNKLRKIELRKKVIIHDLIRNNQSVLDRLKDLRFYRGSHSANLRRTSEILDVKLTKALYIKRILEITVRGKKKKEILNMEISELGGAIRHQKTHRHRDFEPTISPLAIYSNDMRNRGMKRKRDYR